AGAACCTGCCCGGGCAGGATTTTGGTGAGAGGATATGCAGGTATACACTTGCCTTTGTTGAATGCACAGGGCTCTCGGCATGTTGGCCCAGCTCTTTGATTCTAAAAAGCTTAGCATTATCCATAGATGAATCAACCAATAACTTACGATTCTGAACCGAACAGCCCACCCTGGCATATAGATATAGACGGGATAGCTGGGTTCAGACCTTCTTGTAAGATCTCCTTTATCTGTTCAACTCCCAACTCTTCATTGAGTTCGGCGAAGTTCTTAATTTCTTTGGCGGCTGTTTTGATGATATGCCCAAGAATCTCCAGGTGGTTTACTGGGGTAATGGCGAGGTTTTGCTGGTGACCTCTGGGTAGGCTATCACCGGTCGATTCCTTCAAGAACTGCTGGCGAGTGCAGTCTCTCTTAATGCGTTGTTCAAACTCCAAGCGCTCTAACCCATCTGGTTGCATCTTTTTGTTGTCGCCGGAGGTGTCAACTTCATCGATTGTTTCTTCAATTTCCTCTGCTACCATCGATTCCGAATCTGTGCTTGCGTCATCCCCAACAAGATCAATGTGATTGTCGAGGCCAAATATAAACCGAAGTCGTTGGCAATGCAATATCTAGCCTTCGGGTGACCTGTCAGGTAAGGGAGGCACCAGGTAAAGGCGGCATCGATTTAAAATTGGTGCTCCTCTTTCCAACGACCGCCAACAGAGAAATCGGAGTATATCCTATACTCTCGAAACAATTGCTCGATGATATAGGCTTTTGCCATGCCTGCTGGTAATTGTTCCCGGGCCAACTCCCAGCAGCTTTCTGGGTTGAATTGAAGGAAAAAGGTGCCTTTATTCTAAGAAAGAAGTTAGTATTATCCATGAACGAATCGACCAGCAACTTACCCTTCAAAACTAAACGTTCTGGCATGTAAACGGGTGGTCCGGGCTTTCCCCATAGTGGGCAAGTTGGAGATTGTcgaaggcgatgatgttATTTGAATCAGTGGGACGTCAAGTGTCCATATATGgtttttggtgtagtggtcgAGCGCCTTGTCAGAAAGGGCCATGGTCCCTTGTTGGTTTTCTCTTGAGAACGACGGTGTAAGAAGGATGGCTGGGGGTAACACGTCCATGGACGAAACGGCAGATAACACAAGCAGGTGCGAAATCAGGTGCTACGACTCGTCAAATGCGGAATGCGCGCGTTTAGCCCTGACATGCCCTGTTACGGTCGACTCTTTCTCCCAGCCCCCCTCTTTTCCCTGGTGTTAGTTCTTATTATGATCAGTACCAGTAGGATCATCAGGATCATGGGGTTTAATTGTAAGTATTGGTTGGTTTGGAGTAGGGTTCGTTGGATATTTCTCTACCTACAGTCGACTCTGTCTTCCAGGTCGGCGAGGAAAGGGAAGGTACGGCCATGTCCGGTGTTGCCTTTCGTCACAACAGCCACGTGCCCTGGGGTTAAGGTTTAACATTTTAAGGTTATTACTACATCCTTGATTTAAATTATACTGTAGTAATCCAACACTATAAGAATAGTTATAAAGTAAAAAgagtaaaaaagaaattgcGTCCTCGGTCAGGCTCGAACTGACAACCTCCTGATAACTGCCAAGCTTTACTTGACATAACAGTCAGACGCGCTAACCAGTTGCGCCACGAAGACGAATTGTTAAACAGCGAGCGCtttctttctatataatagttaatgTAAAATAATGGGTAGGTCGCTCTCGCTATAGAGGCTAGAAGTACTCCATATACAACGGCTGGAATAGACACTCAACCGCCCTGAGTGCGTAGCTCAATCCGCTCACAATTACCAACCAAAACTATCATCTGCCTTAAGTATGAGTAATCACACAGATAATACAAAATAAAAACCAAGGGTAGTCGAGCGAATGGAATTTGGTTGGAGCAgtttaaatatattctgGCAACAGACCCAACAAACACCCTAATTTGTGTCCTGGGTCCTTGAATACAAAAACATAACTTGACTGTTCACGAAACCCAAAAAAACCTTACTAACTGGTATAAAATATGATATAATCTCGACCATGGCCACATTACCCTCTAATCTATACTACGCAGAGCAGTCAAAACGGCACCAATAACTGTAACCTCTAACAAGCCAGTAAATCCCGTCGCGCTATCATGAAAGACGCTTTGCACTCGGATTCAGCGCATGGCTCTCTGGCATCCTTATCCAGGGCCTGGCCGCTGCAGTCGTTGCAAAAGCCAGCCCTAGCCCGTTGCGCTTTGCAGCTCCCTATAACGTCGCCGCTGTACGCATTCTACCCCAACAACCGCACAATATAGGCTTGCTAACGATTGATCGTTATAGACCGCTCTCTAATCCATTCTCATATTCTTCGGGAGCCCAAGAGTCAAAGCCCGCCTCGGAAACAGACCTGCGGCCGAGCCAGCGCGCGACCATCACGCTGGTGATTTCAACGCTTATTTGGGCCGCTACATTTCCGGTTATGTTTGTGTCCTGGATTAGTGGTATTATAATATTCGACTATATCAGGGTGTGTTTGAAAGTGCGCATGTTAGGGCGGCGTATTGTATTAGATTGTTTGTATAATACAAGACCTTTATTTTGTTGTATATCCTCTCCCATCTGTATTTAGAGATCGCTTGTATCCTGGACAATCTATAGCACTACGTACCCTGATTTGATGTCTAATGTGAAGAAATTCTATTCATTATACAATTATGCGTACTATATAACCATTATAACTCGACTAGCTTATAACCAGATAAGCGAAGCCATCCCAAGAGCAACAGTCCCAACAAGCCAGCCATTCACAGCTAAAGATGCCGCAGCGCCAGTATCGTCAGTACTGTCAGAACCGTCAGTCCCGCCAGTCAAAGCACGGCCAGCGCACGTGTTCTTGCGAGTGCGGACAGCGGGGGCAGCAGGGTCAGCCTTGGTTGAACCATTCGACAACCCGCCATCAACAAGGATAGTAGTCGCGCCATCAAGCGAGATGGTGCAAGCCTTGGAGATGTTCTGCGCCTCAGTGCCCATCCCAATGTCCGAGAGCATGGCGGGGACAaagctggagttggagtgGTGGTCGTCGCAGCCGCACAGGCCGGACGGCTCGCAAAGACAGTAGACTGCAACGTTGCCGGTGGAAAGCTTGTACTTGGATTCGTACTGGTATCCGTATGCGGTGCTGGGGACAGCGCAGTCGCCGTTCTTGACGTTATTCTCGTCGACGGTGTTGAAGccgaggttgtcgagcttTTTGGCTGTGACGCCGTTGGGTGATTTGTTGCCGGACTTGAAGGGCACGGCGGCGCCGCCGAGGTAGCTGAGGTACTTCTGCTTGTCGTTCGCGACgttgttggcggcggcgtcATCGGCGAGAGTGACGAAGGCGCCGGTGCTGTTGTCGAAGCGGGGGGCTGTGCCGGAGCCGTCGGGGGTGGTGCCACCTATGGTGCTCTTTTTACTGGAGGCTGTCAGTATGGATGCGAGAGGATGAGGGAGGGGATGACGAACCTGCCCTGCTCGTAAGCGTAGTAGCCGCCATAGCCGTTCTCGTTGTGGATGGTCTTGGATTTTCGAGAGGCGCATCGACTGGGGGAAGAGTGTGATCGACGCTTCCAGAGCTGTACTGTTTCAAGCGCTTCGTCGAGAGAGGGAGGTGATATGGCCGAGCGTATGCCCCCCTGCGTAGGGACACTACTTGCAGCGCACAACCCCAGACACAGGAAAGCTGCTGCAAGCAGCGCAAGGAGGTGTGATCGAAAAGCCATTATAGATTATGTGTGATTATATTGTATGATTGAAAACAAAGATAAAAGGAATCGGCTttgagaagggcgagggatGGTTTATATCTACCAGCTCGGGTATTTGTGGTACAGTCTGGCCCCCAACAACAGATTATCGCAGCAGTCTCCATAATCATTCTAGTTAAACGGGCATTGGCAAGAGGCTTAGACGACCTTGGGTTATGCTGTAACACATTTGGCCGGGTTACCAATCAAAGCCGCCAGACGCTGAAAAACTGCCAGGAACGTGTGATTTCAGGGGGGCTTGGCTTATGGACGGTGTAGTTCAACGGTGGATTCACCATGGGTCTCATGTTGATCACTCGGCCTTTGGCTCTCCAAATGCACCTGTTGAAATGAGAGCTTGGACATATCAGAGGCCGATTCAGCCAAATAGTGGACACAAAAGCGCTGTAAGGCCGACCCAGCTCGCCGGAGCCCTGGCTGGGCCGCTTTTCCTCTGCTCGAACCGCGCTAACAATCTGCCTGACCGTAAGCCAGTGTCCACTTCACAAGGCTCAGCCTCGCAGCAAGGTCTTCAATTAATATTCACTGACCCAGTCTCCTAAAGGGCAAGTTGAAGATTCATGCAATTGCACCATGGACCGTGGACCATGGCACAGCCGCACAGGTATGGCGACTCCGAGCCACTTTCAGTGGGTAAAACTAAAAACCCACAACTTCAAAAGTGTAAACGTTGCCAATAATGACAACTTGCCAGTGACAATAATAGAATTGAAAACACAGACCCTGCATGCTGATGAGTCCTGGAACCATGGTCGATATGTTATCGCTCCGAGCCTGTAAGGATGACATGGGCTCAGGTATGGATGTTCGGTTAACATCGTGTTGCTGAGACAATAGTAGTAGTCTGCACGCTGAAGCATAGTACATAGGAGTGACTACATACTCATCCTCTAGTCAGGGGGTCAGAACCTTATTTGGAGGTGGCTCATTCTGCTATTCAGCACCGATGATAGTTACCGGCTTATGTAGTCAAATAGTTGAAAACTTTTCACCAACCATCCGATGTGGTGTAATGGTTAACATCGCCGTCTCTCACAcggcagctcggggttcgattccccgCATCGGAAAGAGAAATCTTTTGTTTTTGGTTCATTTTTGCCTTCAATGATATAGCTCCTCTCTATACGAAGCCGAAGTTGGTCGGTCGCCTACGGGAGGATTGAGTTTTATGTCGTAGCAGTGACGTCAACATTTGCGAGCCCTACGGGAGACGCACTATATGAAGAACCTGCTTACATTTCGATAGCACACTGTACGGTGTCGACGGCGATGCCAAGTTtttgtttattattataagcaAAAACAACTAGCTATCTGTCATATTGTCTGTCTGTTGTCTGTCATACAACATTGACGTGCATATCTTTTGGGCTGCGGATAGACTACGGGGAGATACTTGAATGGAGACCATTTGATTGTGCGTTCAAAGGCCCAGGATGAATAATAACTTTTCTCTCAGAGCAGGTGAGATGCTTGCGTGACTGGACCATCACCAGGCGTGCTCCAGCTCGTGTTGCGGTTGGGGCCGCCCTACGGGAGAAGAGTTggggcttggacttggagccGATAGCCGGAAGCGTTCTTGGCGTGTCAgtgctggccctgctggcccGATAAGGCGGGCCCTCCAAGTTCCAACTTATCTGCGGCCACTTTGTCCtccggcttcctcgtcgctgtctgTCGCTCCCTTCTCTCCACTATCTACTCTCCGATTCCCTCGATGTGAGTATTACTACGTATTTACATTACCATCTTCAGTCAATCTTTACATGCTGTTTCCTATGTCTGACCTTGTCCTTCACAACCTCATTAATCGATGATTGCGTGCTTGCGCTCCTCCCGATAGCGGCTATACCCATTACCATCCCCCACGCGACCACCGACTCCGTGCTGTTGCTAGCCGACCTTGCGGGGAACCCCATCCTCGCCCATCTCGATTTCGCATCTATATGATATACTAGACGATATACACTCTTTAGCGTAACCGTACCCGACAGACGATATGGCGGATACGGGGCTGAAAGCAAAGCGGTTTGTCTCCATTGTCGCCGCGACAATGGTGGCTCTTGCTTGTGGAACGAATGTATGGTTTTACTGAAGGGAGATCATCCTTAGTGGAAGGTTACTGAACTGTGAAACAGTATGCATACTCGGCCTGGTCGCCTCAGTACGCAGAGAAGATGAAACTTTCATCCACCCAAGCCAACCTCATAGTAAGCCGATGACGTCGCCTTTTGATGGACCACTTATATTCATGTCGTTGTCTagggagcagcagcaaatttGGGAATGTATGCCTGCGGTATTCCAATGGGTCTTTTGACGGACAACCGGGGCCCGCGACTTACTACTCTAATCGGAGCTGTCTCTCTCGGTGTGGGCTACTTCCCGCTGCATCTCGGTACGACTGCGTTATGCCTATACCTTGCGGATAAGGATGTCGCTGACGTACAATAGCTTATAAGGGTGGCCAAGGATCGATGGGTGTTTTCTTCCAGGCCTTCTTCTCGTTCCTGACTGGTTTCGGGAGCTGCTCTGCCTTTGGCGCTTCAATCAAGACTGGTGCGCATCTAAAGTCTTGATCCTTTGGGCTTGTCTAAATCATTGAATCTAGCTGCAACAAACTTTCCCGAACACCGCGGAACGGCTACGGCGTTCCCCCTTGCCGCATTTGGTCTGAGCGCTTTCTTCTGGTCGACTTTGTCGGCTATTCTGTTcaatggcgatgctggccgatttcttctcctgctgtCTCTTGGGACTTCTGTCATGAACCTtgtctcttttccttttatGCGACTTTTGGCGCCGGCCCCCGCTACTGGGCCATACGCCCCAGTGTCAGCACGCCGCTCCGTGGAATCTAGGCCGTTGCGGAGGCCCAAATCTACCGAACTACACTCCAATATTGGAGACTCTAGTGACGCAGGTATGCATTCCACCACTATTTTCTCCCAATCAGCCGTCCAATCCAGATCACACTCAACTGCCTCAAAAGCCCAAGCCCATGGGAACGGTGCAGATATCGACGAACTTTCGTCCCTGGTTTCGAAAACCCCGTCGAGAACGTCCCAGGATTATTTCCATGAGCGTGAcccggaggaggatgatgatggcctGTCTGATGTTGCTCCCGACTCACATCAGCGAGACATTAGAGGTTTGGCAATGCTCAATAAGGTCGAGTTCTGGCAACTCTTCCTGACAATGGCGCTCCTTTCTGGTATTGGCCTGATGACCATAAAGTATGTCCCACCTTTACCTTTCTTCCGTTACTTGACTAATGCCTTTTCAGCAATATTGGAAATAGTGTAAGAAGCACTT
This region of Aspergillus puulaauensis MK2 DNA, chromosome 5, nearly complete sequence genomic DNA includes:
- a CDS encoding putative MFS transporter (COG:S;~EggNog:ENOG410PJUQ;~InterPro:IPR010658,IPR036259;~PFAM:PF07690,PF06813;~TransMembrane:11 (o12-30i50-69o75-93i105-125o145-165i172-191o299-317i378-399o405-427i439-460o486-505i)); this translates as MADTGLKAKRFVSIVAATMVALACGTNYAYSAWSPQYAEKMKLSSTQANLIGAAANLGMYACGIPMGLLTDNRGPRLTTLIGAVSLGVGYFPLHLAYKGGQGSMGVFFQAFFSFLTGFGSCSAFGASIKTAATNFPEHRGTATAFPLAAFGLSAFFWSTLSAILFNGDAGRFLLLLSLGTSVMNLVSFPFMRLLAPAPATGPYAPVSARRSVESRPLRRPKSTELHSNIGDSSDAAQAHGNGADIDELSSLVSKTPSRTSQDYFHERDPEEDDDGLSDVAPDSHQRDIRGLAMLNKVEFWQLFLTMALLSGIGLMTINNIGNSVKSLWQHYDDSASSKFIQQRQVMHVSILSFGNFAGRLSSGIGSDILVKKFNMSRFWCLLLSSVVFTLTQLAGASIVNPNQLAIVSAFTGIAYGFLFGVFPSLTAHTFGINGLSQNFGMMTLAPVFSGNIFNLLYGVIYDLHSIVDKDGDRDCPDGLSCYQTAYYMTFFSGVAGIVVCVWSIWRDGKRGQVNAKIEHDRLA
- a CDS encoding uncharacterized protein (SECRETED:SignalP(1-23)), whose product is MAFRSHLLALLAAAFLCLGLCAASSVPTQGGIRSAISPPSLDEALETVQLWKRRSHSSPSRCASRKSKTIHNENGYGGYYAYEQGSKKSTIGGTTPDGSGTAPRFDNSTGAFVTLADDAAANNVANDKQKYLSYLGGAAVPFKSGNKSPNGVTAKKLDNLGFNTVDENNVKNGDCAVPSTAYGYQYESKYKLSTGNVAVYCLCEPSGLCGCDDHHSNSSFVPAMLSDIGMGTEAQNISKACTISLDGATTILVDGGLSNGSTKADPAAPAVRTRKNTCAGRALTGGTDGSDSTDDTGAAASLAVNGWLVGTVALGMASLIWL